In Nitrospirota bacterium, the following are encoded in one genomic region:
- the polX gene encoding DNA polymerase/3'-5' exonuclease PolX translates to MKNREVARIFNEMAVLLEVKGENPFRVRAYRRAAQNIEGYPRAIEEASPEEILSIAGIGPDLAGKVREIAETGKLKAMEDLKKEVPGGFAAMLSVPGLGPRTAKLVLDRFGTVDLEGLEELAREHRLAGLPGVGAKTERNILKGIETLRLRSERHPLGLALPAAEDILRHLGEKAPVTRIALAGSLRRWKETVKDMDILATSPHESQVMNAFVHLPHVKEVLMKGPTKTVVVLDQDIQVDLRVVREQSFGSALCYFTGSKAHNIRLREMAVRRGLKLNEYGVFDAGDGRRLGGEREEDVYEALGLAFVPPELREDRGEVEAAQEDALPHLVQRGDIRGDLHVHTRWSDGKHSLEEVVQGARRRGFEYIAITDHSKGLGVARGLTEKRLREEVEEIEALNERLQGFRVLTGTEVDIRSDGTLDFPDRVLESLDVVVASIHSGFNQPMEKLTGRLIAAMRNPHVDIIAHPTGRIIGERDAYEVDMEAFLEAARQTGTALEINAYPLRLDLSDTYARAARAMGIPLVISTDTHLLEHFDHMAYGVSVARRGWLEKDDVLNTKSAAEFLKALGKRP, encoded by the coding sequence GGCTACCCGAGGGCCATAGAGGAAGCCTCGCCGGAAGAGATTCTCTCCATTGCCGGCATCGGCCCCGACCTGGCGGGAAAGGTCCGGGAAATAGCGGAAACCGGGAAACTCAAAGCCATGGAGGACCTGAAGAAAGAAGTCCCCGGGGGTTTTGCGGCCATGCTCTCGGTCCCGGGCCTCGGCCCCAGGACGGCCAAGCTCGTGCTGGACCGCTTCGGGACCGTGGACCTGGAGGGCCTGGAGGAGCTGGCCCGGGAGCACCGGCTGGCGGGCCTTCCCGGCGTGGGCGCCAAGACGGAGAGAAACATCCTCAAGGGCATAGAGACCCTCAGGCTGAGGAGCGAGAGGCACCCTCTCGGGCTCGCCCTTCCCGCGGCCGAGGATATCCTGCGGCACCTCGGCGAGAAGGCCCCCGTCACCAGGATTGCACTTGCCGGAAGCCTGAGGCGATGGAAGGAGACCGTAAAGGACATGGACATCCTGGCCACCTCACCCCATGAGAGCCAGGTCATGAACGCCTTCGTGCACCTGCCCCATGTGAAGGAGGTCCTCATGAAGGGGCCGACAAAGACGGTCGTCGTCCTGGACCAGGACATCCAGGTGGACCTGAGAGTGGTGCGGGAGCAGTCCTTCGGCTCCGCGCTCTGCTACTTTACCGGAAGCAAGGCGCACAATATCCGCCTCAGGGAGATGGCCGTCCGCAGGGGTCTGAAACTCAACGAATACGGCGTCTTCGACGCCGGGGACGGGCGGCGGCTGGGTGGGGAGAGGGAAGAGGACGTTTACGAAGCCCTGGGCCTTGCCTTTGTGCCGCCCGAGCTGAGGGAAGACCGGGGAGAGGTGGAGGCGGCCCAGGAGGACGCCCTGCCGCACCTGGTGCAGAGGGGCGACATCCGGGGCGACCTTCACGTGCACACCAGGTGGAGCGACGGAAAGCACAGCCTTGAGGAGGTCGTCCAGGGGGCAAGGCGGAGGGGCTTTGAGTACATCGCCATCACGGACCATTCCAAAGGGCTCGGCGTCGCCCGGGGACTCACCGAAAAAAGACTCAGGGAGGAGGTCGAGGAGATAGAGGCCCTGAACGAAAGGCTCCAGGGGTTCAGGGTGCTGACCGGCACCGAGGTGGACATCCGGAGCGACGGCACTCTGGATTTCCCCGACAGGGTCCTCGAAAGCCTCGATGTGGTGGTGGCCTCCATCCACTCGGGCTTCAACCAGCCCATGGAGAAGCTCACCGGGCGCCTCATCGCGGCAATGCGGAACCCCCATGTGGACATCATCGCCCACCCCACCGGCCGCATCATCGGAGAGCGTGACGCCTACGAGGTGGACATGGAAGCGTTCCTTGAGGCGGCCCGGCAGACGGGGACGGCCCTCGAAATAAACGCCTATCCCCTCAGGCTCGACCTCAGCGACACCTATGCGCGTGCGGCCAGGGCCATGGGAATCCCCCTCGTCATCAGCACGGACACCCATCTCCTGGAGCACTTCGACCACATGGCCTACGGGGTGAGCGTGGCCCGGAGGGGCTGGCTCGAGAAGGACGACGTCCTGAACACAAAGAGCGCAGCGGAGTTTCTCAAGGCCCTCGGGAAAAGGCCCTGA